From Bradyrhizobium erythrophlei:
CCGCTAGGCGAGGCGTTTAGGATGTGCCATCGGCGCTCTGCAGCCTAATTGTGGCAGTAATGTCATAGCGCTCTGTTGCGGGGCGACATTGTGTCTGCACCGCGCATGATCCTAGCATAGCGCAAGAGATCGCCGTCGAGGGAGGAGCCGTCACGCGGAGGCTCTTGCCAGGGGCGTTCTGTCCAGTAGATTGCGATCTGCCAGGTGGTCGCTAGTTGACCGGTATCAACGTTCATGAGTGGCCACACCGAAATCAGCGCACGTAATCAAGCGGCAGCCCGTCGAAGTGTGGCATAATTTCCGAGGCGATCGCCGAAGCGGTTCGAAGGGAAGCATTGAGCGGCAGTGTTCCGAAAGCAATTTGGCAAAGAAGGTAGCTGATACCTGCGTCCGATGCCTGCGCCGCCAGAGTCTTGCGGACGGTGGATGCCGATCCGGCGATCGAAAATCCTATCCGCCCAGCCTCATCGAACGTGGTCGGCAGCATTGGCGGCATTGGCAGGTCACGCTGCCTGGAAAGGTGGGTAAACGTGTTGAACCATCTTTCGTAGGCTGGAGCAGCCAAGGCGCGAGCCTCTTCGTCGGATTCGGCGATGACGATCTGGCGGACCATACCTAGGAGCGGCATGATGGCTTCGGGGGTTGCCTTGGCCTGCCAGCGGGAGCGGTAGGCATCCGTGATAGCGCGAACGCGGTCCACGACACCAACGGAGACGATGTTCACACCATTGTCGGCAGCCCAAGCAGCAGTCTCCTGCTGCATGGTGCCGACCCAAAGCGGTGGGTGCGGAAGCTGGACGGGAGATAAAGATATCGGAACATCCTGCAAGTCAAAGTGGCGACCGTGATAGCTAAGCGTACCACCGGCCATGGCCTGAAGAACGACGTCAGTCGCTTCACGATAGCGACTCTGCGCGTCGCCGGCCTCCACGCCAAAGAAACCGAGCTCGACCGGTGCGGCGCCGCGGCCAATACCCAGCTCGACCCGGCCGCCGCTCATCTGGTCGAGCATGGAGATTTCTTCGAAGGCGCGCAGGGGATGGTACAGGTTCAGCAGCATCACCAGCGGTCCAAGGCGCAAGTGGGTGGTCCGCTGCGCCATGGCAGCCAAAAACAGATTTGGTGAGGAAGCAATTCCATGTGGCGTACCATGGTGCTCGGCCACGTGATAGGCCCGGAAGTGGGCCGCCTCGCAAGCTTCCGCGAGCCGAAGGCGCTCTTCATATTGGCTCGCCAGACCACGGCCCGCATCGTCCATGTGATCAAACACGCCAAACTTCAGAGGCTGCATCGTGTTCCTACGCATTTTAGAGAACTTGCCAACCTCCCGGAGCCACAAGACGCGAGCGGCTGAGCTCGCGTTCTACTACCCCACTTTGCGTGCAATCTGATTACAGAATCGGGCGCGCGGGCGCTAATTGGTTACAATGGTAATAGCTTCCACGTCGCAACCAATAACGAGAGAGGCCAGCGGATAGGTGCCGGCCTGCAAGGAGCGCAAGAACAGGCATGGCAGCGGCATGCATGGGGCGACTATGCCACGGTAGCGGAGCGGCTCAATTTCTCCCATCGCGCGTCGGATGCACTCCGGCAGGCGTCTGCGCCGGTCCCCATTTCATAGGAGTCCTCACCTGCTAGGATGCGCGCCGGCATGTCGCCGAGCTTCGCCACCTTAAGGATCATCGCCGCAACGCCGGCTGGGTCGTGTAGGAAAGAAGCATAATCCCGAGAACGCATCGTGCTGACCGTAGCCCCCACAGTGTTGTCATAGGCCGTATCGAATGGCGCGACCTTCGAGGACGCAGCTTCGGCGAACCGCGTTCGCATCGCGCCGGGTTCAACTGCTGTGACCTTGATACCCAGCGGGGCAACTTCCAGTGCCAGTGTCTCGGCCAGCGCCGAGACGGCGGCCTTAGACGCATAATATATGCCCGCGCCAGGCGTCGCGATGCGGGCGCCGATCGACGAGATCAGGATGATCCGGCCTTGCCTCTGCGCACGCATGGTTGGCAATGCCGCCTTGCAGG
This genomic window contains:
- a CDS encoding SDR family NAD(P)-dependent oxidoreductase; amino-acid sequence: MKETWLVTGSSVGLGRSIVEAALAEGHNVVATARHPRTLDDLASQFPDQLLAQRLEVTDGRNSRDVVEATIERFGRLDVLVNNAGFAGVGSIENMPLDLIEQQFDTNFMGAIHACKAALPTMRAQRQGRIILISSIGARIATPGAGIYYASKAAVSALAETLALEVAPLGIKVTAVEPGAMRTRFAEAASSKVAPFDTAYDNTVGATVSTMRSRDYASFLHDPAGVAAMILKVAKLGDMPARILAGEDSYEMGTGADACRSASDARWEKLSRSATVA
- a CDS encoding LLM class flavin-dependent oxidoreductase, which translates into the protein MQPLKFGVFDHMDDAGRGLASQYEERLRLAEACEAAHFRAYHVAEHHGTPHGIASSPNLFLAAMAQRTTHLRLGPLVMLLNLYHPLRAFEEISMLDQMSGGRVELGIGRGAAPVELGFFGVEAGDAQSRYREATDVVLQAMAGGTLSYHGRHFDLQDVPISLSPVQLPHPPLWVGTMQQETAAWAADNGVNIVSVGVVDRVRAITDAYRSRWQAKATPEAIMPLLGMVRQIVIAESDEEARALAAPAYERWFNTFTHLSRQRDLPMPPMLPTTFDEAGRIGFSIAGSASTVRKTLAAQASDAGISYLLCQIAFGTLPLNASLRTASAIASEIMPHFDGLPLDYVR